Proteins encoded within one genomic window of Paramisgurnus dabryanus chromosome 13, PD_genome_1.1, whole genome shotgun sequence:
- the derl1 gene encoding derlin-1: MSDIGDWFKNIPFVTRYWFAGSIAVPLIGKLGLISPVYLVLWPEAFFYKFQIWRPLTATMYFPVGPGTGFLYLVNLYFLYQYSTRLETGAFDGRPADYIFMLLFNWICIVITGLMMDMQLLMIPLIMSVLYVWAQLNRDTVVSFWFGTRFKACYLPWVILGFNYIIGGSVVNELIGNLVGHLYFFLMFKYPMDLGGRSFLSTPQFLYNWFPSRRGGVSGFGVPPSRRPVPQQQAGGGGGGGGRHNWGQGFRLGDD, from the exons ATGTCAGATATCGGGGACTGGTTTAAAAACATCCCTTTCGTCACTCGATACTGGTTTGCGGGCTCAATAGCCGTGCCGCTAATAGGAAAGCTGGGATTAATCAGTCCTGTGTATCTTGTGTTATGGCCGGAGgctttcttttataaatttcAG ATATGGAGACCGCTAACTGCAACAATGTATTTCCCAGTCGGCCCAGGAACAGGGTTTCTTTACCTGGTTAATTTGTATTTCCTATACCAGTACTCCACTAGGCTCGAAACAG GAGCGTTTGATGGAAGACCAGCagattacattttcatgcttctGTTCAACTGGATTTGCATCGTT ATAACGGGTTTAATGATGGATATGCAG CTCCTGATGATCCCTTTGATAATGTCTGTTCTGTACGTCTGGGCTCAGCTAAATCGAGACACGGTTGTGTCTTTCTGGTTTGGCACTAGATTCAAG GCTTGTTATCTCCCTTGGGTTATTCTTGGATTCAACTACATCATCGGTGGCTC TGTTGTCAACGAGCTGATCGGGAACTTGGTGGGCCACCTTTACTTCTTTCTGATGTTCAAATACCCCATGGATCTGGGTGGCAGGTCATTTCTTTCCACCCCTCAGTTCCT GTACAATTGGTTTCCCAGTCGACGAGGTGGAGTTTCTGGATTTGGTGTTCCCCCAAGCAGGAGACCTGTGCCTCAGCAACAGGCCGGAGGAGGAGGTGGTGGTGGTGGACGGCATAACTGGGGTCAAGGTTTTCGGCTGGGGGACGACTGA